TTTGAGAGACTACAGCTGCAGAGGGTTTACCTGTGACTTGTATTTGGCCATCAGAAATTTGAGATACAACAGCAGTAGTCATAACTGGCTTTGAACTAGCTTTGGTAGTAGCTTGAACTTGGCCATCAGAAATTTGAGTTACAACATTCTTTTGATTCACACCTAATGATGTAGCGATAGGAACAACAGATATTCCAAAGCTAGAAGAGTAATTTTTAACTCCTCCAGAATATGTACCAGAAGGTGTTAAAGTAGTCCATGGCTGACTAGGAGCTACAGCCGCCATTGAAGTTCCTACTAAGGCTGAAACAGTTAgagtttttttaatttgcaTTTCCAAAGAACAAagtcaaaaataaaaagtgtTTTTTATCTAAACTTAGTTTTAGATGAACACTTGACTtttgattatattttaacaaaagtttaccaaatatttcaaataaggACTCCAATTGAAGAATACATGATCCgcttcaaatattttaaaagaaaacatccagatatttatataagGTTTTTTATACAGTATAAAATATCTATTCAGCATACTTGGTCTATTTGAAATACATTTGTAATCATAATCAAAAtgtaattaattaaagttaaaaGTGATTCAAATGAAGGGTAGTTAACTTAATATTACTACTCAGCTTGATCCACCTTACTGGTTTTTGTAAGAGGTTAATAATTACATTACCCAAAACTGATAGATAATTGATGCTATCCTCATTATTGCCCATATTTGCAATAGCCATTACTATACAAATGGTTCTAATAACATATGTGATTGGAAAAAGtgaaatttggaaatttaaCGGTTGAAGATTTATTGGAAACtagaataattaaaatatctcaTAATAAAATCTCAATCAAAAATCAACGAGATGATATAAACAATGTAACCAAATCAAAACATGCGGAATAATGGTAGGCTAATAAGAAGAAGACAGGATTGCTGATTTATAATAGTTATCTGAACTGGAATTTAATGTTTTGCTGAGCCCTTAATTAGGGAAAAAGACAACAAAAATGATCTTGCCTATCACcatcaaaataaataaataaataaataatagacTGCTGCAAATTCTTACAGacatttattattgttttcaATGATGGTGAGCCTAAATAATTTGGTTTTCacataaaaataaaaaaaaatttcatatttaacCCTTTCTGGAAGTCAAACCGTTTCTGTTATGTCCGTTAATATTGCAATACTAGTTAAATAACAACATAAAAACATTTAAAGTCAAACTCTTAAACCGAATATAGGGTCGAGTAGCTTGATATGATTTCAGTTTTGGTATTTTTTCCTGAATTTACACCTTAATTCATAAATACATTCCGGTATaccaaaaatatatttaatgatatgTTGCAACGGCGGGTTcgttttatttattctcaGAACTGTAATAGTAGACCAATTCCATTAATTGGCCTAAAAAACCTCTAAAATAGGGGACATATCTCAAATCAATGTCTCGAGAAGTCTTAATAACTTATCGGAAGTTGTTGATTCTGATTGGGTGCccagatgatgaagattttaaaGGTAAAATTTGACTTAGTAAAAGCATTATCTTGTTAATTCATTGGCCGATTCAAGGACAATAGAAGGCATATAAACTATTAGAGGCAAACTTGCAAACTTCATCTTCTATTAATAGATTTGCAACCATATTATTTCAGGTTTCGGAGTAACAATTTACAGTGATTGCTTGGCTATTCCTATAAAGAGACACAAGCTTAAGTTTTTCAGAtgataattgaaattgaatgACCAACAACACCTTACATAAGTGTGTTACTATGACAATGGAGGATCAAGATTCCTACGCATTTTTACCTATGGAACCTTAATACCGTAAAAATCAATgcttaaaaaaatcttgaaTAGGTCGGCTAAGACATGCCAAAGGTTAAGAAAAGAAGGATATATAGACATAAGTATATGATACCCGTAGGGAAAATACTATGAATCACTGATATCCAGTTCAATATATCTAACGTACTTTGGcctgaaatatttattctaaACTATCTCATCGTTTCATTATCTTTTGGATGCATAActttaattgtaattttaaaCATGGAATTTGTCTAGGGGGAAAATTTAAGCTTAtgaaagataataaataacCTGGAAATACTATACAAAATTaccaattcaaatactactttaagaaaatatttataaatattacatTTTGAGGAGTAATGTTTCTATGGGGTTTGTTCCCTTTCTACGTATAACCTACTAAAATTTGTGCGAAGTCAAACATGACCCTCCTTTGTATGTTGGTaatatgaaattttcaCTTGATTTATTCTCAAATATTCTTGTCTATACCGCTTAAAGAATAccataatattcaaaagtATATCGCAtctttattcaatttagcAATATACATTATCAGTGGACTGTAGTAGACATTAGTGGAAAACTATAAGAAGCAACAGAAGAAGTCTTAATGCTTCTCCtctaaattaaaaacatataaaggtaaaaaaaaaataaaaactcAACTTTTTGTAAATGCAGAGAGgttaaaacttttttaattttgaaataaggATAGAGGAAAGACCACAATATATTATTGGCAGTTTTGTAGAAGACATACGATTCTTAAAATGAAGTACTTTATTGGCCATAGATAAAGTATCCCAGTTTTGTTCTAAAAATGCCGTTTCAACCCTAAAGACACTTTACAATCACTAACAATATAGATTTTCTTATAGAGGAAATGTGTCTAGTAGATTATGTATTATTCAAGAAGTGGGAGATATTCTCGTATCACATCATAATTCCTGAAATGACATtcaaatttgataattcacAAGCAAAATGTGAGATATTTTAGCTTAAATATCAGAtctaaatattatttttctatttttttaagaatttatatattagcGCACTAACAACTCAATTATTGATCCCGCCATAAGTAAAGAATAGCTATCAGTgggatatatatatatataagcaTGTTTAGACTTACAATCCTAACAGAATCTAATGAGAGTTAACTGCAAAGATATTTAAGATGTGTTTTGATTATCAATCcacttttttaaattctctACAGATAATAACTAAACTCGGAGATCGAGAACGAATTAAATTCCGCGTGAAATGCCAATCTGTACGatataaaaacaaaacaaagGTAAGATATAAAGATCAACATGCACTTCACTATTAATACACCGTAAACTATACACAGAACTTCAATTAAGtaaatacaaattttaattcttagTACTAAAATTCTTACACTTATTTGAGCAAGAATTATATACTTTTAGAATTGGGTTAAGAATTTTAGATCCAATGTGTAACTAAGATTCCAATGAAAGAATGGATCAAACCTCATTGgcaaaataagaataaaacgAATCCAACCattattgataaatctaatttaatttccACCAGAAACAATAATGAACAATTAGAAATTAAGGATATAGTTCTTTCCAAACGTACTTTTAGAATTGCATCCTTACCGGATCATCTATTTAGCAATACTTCAATTGGTAGCTCTTGGAAACCGCCTTTGATTTCTGATACAAGTTCTGATTCGCAAAGTGAGATTTACACTAATACTGATCATTTTACTAAAGAAAGCTCTGATGTTTATCGGATAACATCTCATAgagaaataaaagaagaaattatacCTGATAACAACATATCAGACAATTTAACTCCGTTAGATTCGTCTTTTGAAGCTGTATTAGATGTTTCTTCTGGTTATGAGGAGGATATTTATGACAACGATAGTGATACTatggaaaataatagcTTGAgtactattatttctaaaatatttgatcaAATACCGTATGAAAATTGTGAGAATTATCTAGagcaattcaaatataaaattataaccTCCGATCTTCTATCATCTACTAACCTTAAACATCgccaaatattattaaaaaagaaaacatcTTCTACAAATTTCGTAGTTAGTACGAAGAAATCTTACCCCACTATATATGGCCGGCTATATTTTAATCAGAGAAACAACATCTGTATTTTTAAGTCGATAAGATACCGGGAGTCCATTCTTTCATGTTATTATCTATTGAGACgtttatcaatttcaaaGAAACACGCTTCAAGACGAATAGTACTGGCTATCCTTATTTTACTGTATATTACTTTCaaacaagaattatttttcttatattattatattttaaatttagagaaaaatttgaatgaaattattgaaaaatttaataattttgaaaactCAATTCATTTCTTGTTTATCAGATACAAAGAATTTACAGTCTATAAACCTTTAACAGATGTATTgaacaaacaaaataatcattttGATTATGATCCACATCCACTACTGAATGAACTATTATCGTCAAATTTGGATCAAATGTTTTTCCAACTAGATCATATTAATAAACTGTTTATTCAGCAAtatatattgaagaataatacaattttatcatcaattgaaaatcattttgatatttttaatttaaatataattgaatatattaattattcaaattattcaattaataaacttgaatataaaatcaaaagatTTTTAGATGCAaggaaattatttttttgttgctTATTAAGTGTATGTGACATTGTTTATCCTCATTATTCTCAAACAAACATTACTTCCTCAGTTTTATTTAAtctatttaataataaaaccGAGGATGAGGTTAcatcaaatgaaatttctaataaagaaGGTAATTTCGAAAAGTcgtttaaaaatatcataacTAGGTTTAAAGAAacaaatgatattttgaagcagtttaataaaaatttaagtCATATTACTGaaactttaaatacttccaagaaattaattttgagagaaatgaataataaatcattatatcCTTCAATAAGCTCGTATCCTAAGCAAAACCATAATATTACTAAGAATGAATATACTAATATATATGCCaattatgaaatttttcGTTATAATGAGAAAATTACTAATTCAATacaaaaattacaaatgattgagaaatatttaatgaaaaaaaatcaaccATTTGATTCGAACAactttgataatattaaacatTATGATAAGGAgtatattaatttgaatCGATTAGAGACTAaggaatatataaaaggaactatgataaatttattaaaactaTGGACAGAAAGAGATGATGTTGAAGAAAGTTATGATCATTATATCATAGCTAAAGGTGagaaatatatcaaatcaaataaaaataatcggagacatttttctttatcagCACTAAAGAAGCCATCTGAATTTTCATCTGATAAATCATTTATAAGTCAAATACCAAAAAGACAGAGACAACAACCTATTCCATTGGAAAAACCAATTCTATTGGAGGAACCACATAATAAAGAACAacaatcaattttttcaaataatgtaTTTACTAATGCAAATGTTATCGGAGATATAAATAGCAAAAAAACAGTAACAATAGCTGATGATATACGAGAATTTAGTGAgaatgaattaaaagataaattaaatcaagTATTTagtatatttcaataattaaaaGCACTGTTAAAAGAACATATACAACTATACGAAGAGAAGTGGttctatataataaaaataatgattatttaggaaattatattagagtgtattaaaattaaagttatttttatttatcattacaaatttttttttcatttaattttgaattaattttcaattaatgattctttatcaaaaatatgaccattatattttgataaattttcacCATGATATGAAAGTTTACTTGAAACTTCAACAAgaatatcatcatctttaataatggCACCTGCGTCTTTTAACCAATTAGTTGTCAATCTTAAATAAGCTAGACGACTTGTTTCTGGATTATCATTTTGGGTACCAGATgcatttttcaaaggtgAGAATTCTTCATTTCTGTCCACTTCTAAACaaccaaatttttcaataggAATCAATGggaaaatatcaaaaatgaATTGTTCTAATTTAATACCATTTGGAGTTTCGAATTTGATAATCGAATCAGTCTTTGAATCATAAAttggtatttttttattagcaaTATGATAAGTTAAATTATTGCACCAATTATCAACATgtgattttaataaatcaactgaataataatgattgaCAATATTAGCAGCTCTTAATTTTAGGAGACCTGTTTCTTTATCGATTGATTCAGCCaattgatttgaaatttctgAATATTCAATAACACAAGGTTTACTATCACGAGTAGCAATAACACCAACTGATTCATGAGGAGATCTCTTTCTAACTGACTTAGTAGCTAActgataattatttttgattgCAAACCCAATAAATACTGGATCTGCcaattttgttaaaatGTTATCAACACAGTACATATGTATATGTTTAATACCACGGTTAACAAAATCTTCAATTAAATGGTTATCTCTTAAGGCACGATATAAACCACCATTACCATCTGGAGATTCTACAAGAGTAGTTGGTGAGCCAATTAAGAATTGTTCACCTTTAGGGTCCAATGCAGGTAAAGTGCCTTGATTGAAGAAAGTGATTTGATCCTTGGAAAGACCAAAgaagttatttttttcaaagaaaCTTTGAGTGGGTTCTGATGTTAATGGAGAAGTCATGATATACCAATGAATCGGTATATCTGAATTAGCCAAATTTTGTAAAGAAATCAATCTTTCAGCTTGAATTTGGAATAATGATTTATGAGAGGGTAGGCCAATATCAAAACAACCTTTTGGATTCGAAGAGCCTAATCTTGTGCCTTGACCACCAGCCATTAAAATGACAGCAACTTCACCTTTCTTGATGGAATCAATACCAATTTCATAATAAGCGTCttgtaattgtttattatcaataatagaTTGATAAGAAGTAGATGGTAAAGAGTCAATCACCGAAGTTGAAGGCGTTATCTTATTGATATTCAACTGATTAAGAGACTCTTTGGAATCCTTtaataacttttttaatgaaattctttcatttaattggtTTAAATTAGCCAAAAATtgtgattttttttcatcatttaaagAACGTAAATGATCGATAATGTTTGTTTGATTGAGTTCTTGGAACAACTCGATAGTGATTTGTTC
The window above is part of the Henningerozyma blattae CBS 6284 chromosome 2, complete genome genome. Proteins encoded here:
- the QRI1 gene encoding UDP-N-acetylglucosamine diphosphorylase (similar to Saccharomyces cerevisiae QRI1 (YDL103C); ancestral locus Anc_2.348), giving the protein MTKEQITIELFQELNQTNIIDHLRSLNDEKKSQFLANLNQLNERISLKKLLKDSKESLNQLNINKITPSTSVIDSLPSTSYQSIIDNKQLQDAYYEIGIDSIKKGEVAVILMAGGQGTRLGSSNPKGCFDIGLPSHKSLFQIQAERLISLQNLANSDIPIHWYIMTSPLTSEPTQSFFEKNNFFGLSKDQITFFNQGTLPALDPKGEQFLIGSPTTLVESPDGNGGLYRALRDNHLIEDFVNRGIKHIHMYCVDNILTKLADPVFIGFAIKNNYQLATKSVRKRSPHESVGVIATRDSKPCVIEYSEISNQLAESIDKETGLLKLRAANIVNHYYSVDLLKSHVDNWCNNLTYHIANKKIPIYDSKTDSIIKFETPNGIKLEQFIFDIFPLIPIEKFGCLEVDRNEEFSPLKNASGTQNDNPETSRLAYLRLTTNWLKDAGAIIKDDDILVEVSSKLSYHGENLSKYNGHIFDKESLIEN
- the INP2 gene encoding Inp2p (similar to Saccharomyces cerevisiae INP2 (YMR163C); ancestral locus Anc_2.347) — translated: MKEWIKPHWQNKNKTNPTIIDKSNLISTRNNNEQLEIKDIVLSKRTFRIASLPDHLFSNTSIGSSWKPPLISDTSSDSQSEIYTNTDHFTKESSDVYRITSHREIKEEIIPDNNISDNLTPLDSSFEAVLDVSSGYEEDIYDNDSDTMENNSLSTIISKIFDQIPYENCENYLEQFKYKIITSDLLSSTNLKHRQILLKKKTSSTNFVVSTKKSYPTIYGRLYFNQRNNICIFKSIRYRESILSCYYLLRRLSISKKHASRRIVLAILILLYITFKQELFFLYYYILNLEKNLNEIIEKFNNFENSIHFLFIRYKEFTVYKPLTDVLNKQNNHFDYDPHPLLNELLSSNLDQMFFQLDHINKLFIQQYILKNNTILSSIENHFDIFNLNIIEYINYSNYSINKLEYKIKRFLDARKLFFCCLLSVCDIVYPHYSQTNITSSVLFNLFNNKTEDEVTSNEISNKEGNFEKSFKNIITRFKETNDILKQFNKNLSHITETLNTSKKLILREMNNKSLYPSISSYPKQNHNITKNEYTNIYANYEIFRYNEKITNSIQKLQMIEKYLMKKNQPFDSNNFDNIKHYDKEYINLNRLETKEYIKGTMINLLKLWTERDDVEESYDHYIIAKGEKYIKSNKNNRRHFSLSALKKPSEFSSDKSFISQIPKRQRQQPIPLEKPILLEEPHNKEQQSIFSNNVFTNANVIGDINSKKTVTIADDIREFSENELKDKLNQVFSIFQ